A portion of the Sphingobacterium spiritivorum genome contains these proteins:
- a CDS encoding Do family serine endopeptidase, giving the protein MKDNMKKITLTLMTAAFGGAIAIGGYKLFENQRYDNMSFEERQKVYYANNPSGEVMASTGNPDFTQAAAAVSPGVVHIRTTYSNKGSRGGESGSPFDMFEEFFGMPQGRRSQPRAPQQASGSGVIISDDGYIVTNNHVVEDADKIEVQLTDKRTFEAKVIGRDPNTDLALLKVSATKLPIVKLGNSDDVQIGEWVLAVGYPLSLQSTVTAGIVSAKGRQIGILGESQNPQGYPRGYGQQSEEPIINTAIESFIQTDAVINKGNSGGALVNARGELIGINSAIASPTGVYAGYGFAIPVNLMKKIMDDFVKFGSVKRGLIGVTFTEMSPELAKQKGLDELNGLYVQDVVANGAAKAAGIKPGDLITKIEDKVIYSSSDLQERVARLRPGDKVNLTIKSGGKERNVTVTLKAEEDAKKTASGSSKSATEIYNKLGASFVPASAARKKELGVNSGVVVAQVNRGGLFEYFGVERGLVITEINGKPVNSVDDIESALGDTDRNIIRIKGVPERGSTVMLNVPVEY; this is encoded by the coding sequence ATGAAAGATAATATGAAAAAAATCACTTTAACATTGATGACAGCGGCCTTCGGTGGTGCGATTGCCATCGGAGGGTATAAACTCTTCGAGAATCAACGTTATGACAACATGTCTTTCGAAGAAAGACAAAAAGTTTACTATGCAAATAATCCCTCTGGTGAAGTAATGGCTTCAACAGGTAACCCTGATTTTACACAGGCAGCTGCTGCGGTATCTCCGGGTGTAGTACATATCCGAACCACCTATTCAAATAAAGGTTCAAGAGGAGGAGAATCCGGATCACCGTTTGATATGTTTGAAGAATTTTTCGGAATGCCTCAAGGGCGCAGATCACAGCCTCGTGCCCCACAACAGGCTTCGGGTTCCGGGGTGATTATCTCCGATGATGGTTATATCGTAACGAATAATCACGTTGTTGAAGATGCTGATAAAATAGAAGTGCAGCTGACGGACAAGCGTACTTTTGAAGCTAAGGTTATCGGGCGTGATCCTAATACGGATCTGGCATTATTGAAAGTTAGTGCGACAAAGCTCCCTATCGTTAAATTAGGAAATTCGGACGATGTTCAGATTGGCGAGTGGGTACTGGCAGTAGGCTATCCGTTGAGTCTGCAGTCTACCGTGACAGCTGGTATTGTGAGTGCAAAAGGTCGTCAGATTGGTATTTTAGGAGAATCACAAAATCCGCAAGGATATCCAAGAGGTTATGGTCAGCAATCAGAAGAGCCGATTATTAATACCGCTATTGAATCTTTCATCCAGACAGATGCTGTGATCAACAAAGGAAATAGTGGCGGAGCTTTAGTAAATGCCCGCGGTGAGTTGATCGGTATTAACTCTGCTATTGCATCTCCTACGGGGGTATATGCAGGATATGGCTTTGCTATTCCGGTGAATCTGATGAAAAAGATCATGGATGATTTTGTGAAATTCGGATCAGTAAAAAGAGGCTTGATCGGAGTTACATTTACAGAAATGTCACCTGAACTGGCTAAACAAAAAGGTCTTGATGAGTTGAACGGTCTTTATGTTCAGGATGTAGTAGCTAATGGGGCTGCTAAAGCTGCTGGAATCAAGCCGGGAGACCTGATTACGAAGATCGAAGACAAAGTTATTTACTCTTCATCAGATCTTCAGGAACGTGTAGCGCGTCTTCGTCCTGGTGATAAAGTCAATCTTACTATCAAGTCAGGTGGTAAAGAAAGAAATGTAACCGTTACACTGAAGGCAGAAGAAGACGCTAAGAAAACGGCTTCAGGATCCAGTAAAAGTGCAACCGAAATTTACAATAAATTAGGTGCTAGTTTTGTACCCGCTTCTGCAGCTCGCAAAAAGGAATTGGGTGTTAATTCCGGAGTTGTGGTAGCGCAAGTGAATCGTGGTGGACTGTTTGAATACTTTGGAGTAGAAAGAGGTTTGGTCATCACTGAAATAAATGGTAAACCTGTAAATAGTGTAGATGATATAGAATCTGCATTAGGAGATACCGATCGTAACATTATCCGTATCAAAGGTGTGCCGGAAAGAGGCAGTACAGTTATGTTGAATGTTCCGGTGGAATATTAA
- the dapF gene encoding diaminopimelate epimerase gives MTDQIKFYKYQGAGNDFILIDNRKGGFERSNEDLVKQLCDRRFGVGADGLMLLQDTKNFDFEMVYYNADGREGSMCGNGGRCIVAFARDLDIIRQNTAFLAVDGPHQAQIHDNQVNLQMIDVDQVTKDETAYVLNTGSPHFIKTVSDLKNMDVYKEGYTIRNNDTYKNEGINVNFVEKEENGYFVRTFERGVEDETLACGTGATAAAMAMAIEENLEGQLEIPIRVLGGQLYISFFKKGLTFKEVYLKGPANYVFEGNI, from the coding sequence ATGACAGATCAAATCAAATTTTATAAATATCAGGGAGCAGGCAATGATTTTATCCTGATCGATAATCGAAAAGGAGGCTTTGAGCGTTCAAATGAAGACTTAGTAAAACAATTATGCGACCGCAGATTTGGAGTCGGCGCTGACGGATTGATGCTCCTTCAAGATACGAAAAATTTTGATTTTGAAATGGTCTATTATAATGCCGATGGCAGAGAAGGCAGCATGTGTGGCAATGGTGGACGTTGTATTGTCGCATTTGCCCGTGACCTTGATATCATCCGTCAGAACACTGCCTTTTTGGCAGTAGACGGTCCCCATCAGGCTCAAATACATGACAACCAGGTCAATCTGCAGATGATAGATGTAGACCAGGTCACGAAAGATGAAACAGCATATGTTCTCAACACAGGGTCTCCGCATTTTATTAAAACAGTAAGCGATCTCAAAAATATGGATGTGTATAAGGAAGGATACACCATTCGTAATAATGATACCTATAAAAACGAAGGCATCAATGTTAACTTCGTCGAGAAAGAAGAAAACGGATATTTTGTACGCACTTTTGAAAGAGGTGTCGAAGATGAAACATTAGCCTGCGGAACAGGCGCAACAGCAGCCGCAATGGCAATGGCCATCGAAGAAAATCTGGAAGGACAGCTCGAAATACCTATCCGTGTATTGGGCGGACAGCTCTACATTAGCTTCTTCAAAAAAGGGCTTACTTTCAAAGAAGTTTACCTCAAAGGTCCTGCAAACTATGTCTTTGAAGGAAATATTTAA
- a CDS encoding DEAD/DEAH box helicase, with translation MQQTKDNLSYKLVYSLGEHPYLGFLIEPHIVFLNANGSYSLKYKRVFSNTVDEFADKLDETDYKLIKLLDETEQTHVIKRYHKKAVRPIDFFAKIFDKKFYDYIRPKLDNKLLKVLDLIGDKPLFLMSKDGYPAEQQLHLAPLPASVLFHFRRSEEETRYFPTIKYDDNRIEFMFKDAQVVINEQAWLLLGNTLYHFDQAVEGKKLSPFLNKRYISVPRGTEKKYFETFVCGLIEKYHVYAEGFDIKTYQHEATPIIKLVHLHTGSQLQLLFQYGPYLFESGGEHRVTVRMTYDEAEDLYTFHRIKRSLVWEEKQFALLEKLGLEKIDKLFSNLIPNEQNGGEVNTLEWLSRHQEQLLESGFQVIQEESAKRYFIGKTVLDIAVEEDNDWFDVKAVARFGPYEIPFIQLRNNILNNIREFVLPNGEIAIIPEEWFAQYQHLFHFSSTKNELKLNKVHIGVLNDISEHTALTFTRKLEKLADFEEISDVAEPKNFKGQLRPYQKAGYNWFHFLQHYKFGGVLADDMGLGKTIQTLALLQKQKEDTGEDGQPHTSLLILPTSLIYNWQKEASKFAPKLRILLHTGTNRIKDNFSLSHFDLVITTYGIVRSDEEMLEKFYFNYIILDESQNIKNPASKSFKAIKSLKSRHKLALSGTPVENSVSDLWAQMHFTNPGLLGTFTYFQKEFVQPIEKKKDEERAKKLQSIVKPFILRRTKDQVATELPPKTEQIIYCEMTEDQSETYEKVKSEYRNALLNVNTEDKAKTSQITLLQGLTKLRQLANHPKMIDDDFEGNSGKFDLVLETLESVLHVGNKVLIFSQFVKQLSIFRTYFEEKGIQYAYLDGATKNRSEAVAEFQKNKNTKLFLISIKAGGVGLNLIEADYVFILDPWWNPAVEQQAVDRSHRIGQTRSVFIYKFITKDTVEEKILAMQNRKRGIAKSLITTEESFIKSLSQEDLKELLG, from the coding sequence ATGCAGCAGACAAAAGATAATCTGAGTTACAAACTTGTTTATTCCTTAGGGGAACATCCATATCTGGGGTTCCTGATCGAACCGCACATTGTATTTTTGAATGCAAATGGCAGCTATTCGCTCAAATACAAACGGGTGTTCAGCAACACAGTGGATGAATTTGCAGACAAACTTGATGAAACGGACTATAAGCTTATCAAACTATTAGACGAAACAGAGCAAACCCACGTAATCAAACGCTATCACAAAAAAGCCGTTCGGCCAATAGATTTCTTTGCCAAAATATTTGACAAGAAATTTTACGATTATATCCGTCCGAAATTAGACAACAAATTGCTGAAGGTATTGGATCTTATCGGAGATAAACCGCTATTTTTAATGAGTAAAGATGGATATCCGGCAGAGCAGCAGCTACATCTTGCCCCTCTTCCGGCATCGGTATTATTCCATTTCCGGCGTAGCGAAGAAGAAACACGTTATTTCCCAACCATCAAGTACGATGACAACCGGATCGAATTTATGTTTAAAGATGCCCAGGTTGTTATCAATGAACAGGCCTGGTTGCTATTGGGAAACACACTCTATCATTTTGATCAGGCTGTGGAAGGGAAGAAACTAAGTCCTTTTCTCAATAAAAGATATATTTCAGTCCCGAGGGGAACGGAGAAAAAGTACTTTGAAACGTTCGTATGCGGACTTATTGAAAAATATCATGTCTACGCAGAAGGTTTTGATATCAAAACCTATCAGCACGAAGCCACACCGATCATCAAGCTGGTGCATCTCCATACCGGATCGCAATTACAGTTGTTATTTCAGTATGGCCCTTACCTTTTCGAATCCGGAGGTGAACATCGCGTCACAGTAAGAATGACCTATGATGAAGCTGAAGATCTCTACACTTTCCACCGCATAAAACGTTCTCTTGTATGGGAAGAGAAGCAATTTGCCCTTTTAGAAAAACTGGGACTGGAGAAAATCGATAAATTATTCAGCAATCTTATTCCAAACGAACAAAACGGAGGTGAGGTCAATACATTGGAGTGGCTTTCGAGGCATCAGGAACAATTGCTTGAATCCGGCTTCCAGGTTATTCAGGAAGAATCCGCAAAACGATATTTTATTGGGAAAACGGTTCTTGATATAGCCGTTGAAGAAGATAATGACTGGTTTGATGTTAAAGCAGTAGCTCGGTTCGGGCCATACGAGATCCCTTTTATACAATTAAGGAATAATATCCTAAATAACATTCGGGAATTTGTACTTCCAAATGGGGAGATTGCGATTATTCCGGAAGAGTGGTTCGCACAATACCAACATTTATTTCATTTCTCTTCCACAAAAAACGAGCTTAAACTTAATAAAGTACACATTGGGGTACTTAATGATATCAGTGAACATACCGCACTTACCTTCACACGTAAATTAGAAAAACTTGCCGATTTTGAAGAAATAAGTGATGTTGCCGAACCTAAAAATTTTAAAGGACAGCTACGTCCCTATCAAAAGGCAGGATATAACTGGTTTCATTTTCTGCAACATTATAAATTCGGTGGTGTGCTGGCAGACGATATGGGACTTGGAAAGACTATTCAAACGCTGGCTTTACTTCAAAAACAGAAAGAAGACACCGGAGAGGATGGACAGCCTCATACTTCTCTTTTGATTCTCCCGACTTCTCTGATTTATAACTGGCAAAAGGAAGCGTCTAAGTTTGCACCCAAACTCAGAATCCTGCTGCATACCGGAACCAACAGGATCAAGGATAACTTCTCCCTTTCACATTTCGATCTGGTGATCACTACATATGGTATTGTACGAAGTGACGAGGAAATGCTTGAAAAGTTTTACTTTAACTACATCATTCTGGACGAAAGTCAGAATATCAAAAATCCTGCATCCAAATCATTTAAAGCTATCAAAAGCCTTAAAAGCCGGCATAAGCTTGCATTAAGTGGTACGCCGGTTGAAAACTCAGTATCCGACCTTTGGGCGCAGATGCACTTCACCAATCCCGGATTACTCGGTACATTCACTTATTTTCAAAAGGAATTTGTACAGCCTATAGAGAAAAAGAAAGATGAAGAGCGGGCAAAGAAACTACAGTCTATTGTCAAACCTTTTATCCTCAGACGAACAAAAGATCAGGTAGCAACAGAACTGCCTCCTAAAACGGAGCAAATTATCTATTGTGAAATGACTGAAGATCAATCTGAAACTTATGAAAAGGTAAAATCCGAATACCGCAATGCATTGCTAAATGTTAATACTGAAGATAAAGCAAAAACGTCGCAGATAACATTGTTGCAGGGATTGACAAAATTACGTCAGCTGGCTAATCATCCAAAGATGATTGATGATGACTTTGAAGGAAATTCCGGCAAATTTGATTTGGTACTGGAAACCTTAGAATCTGTATTGCATGTTGGAAACAAGGTGCTTATTTTTTCTCAGTTTGTTAAGCAGCTAAGTATTTTCAGAACTTATTTTGAAGAGAAGGGAATTCAGTATGCTTATCTGGACGGTGCTACGAAAAACCGTTCGGAGGCCGTCGCTGAGTTTCAAAAGAATAAGAATACCAAGCTGTTTCTTATATCCATCAAAGCCGGTGGTGTAGGATTGAATCTTATCGAAGCGGATTATGTATTTATTCTCGACCCGTGGTGGAATCCTGCTGTCGAACAGCAGGCTGTGGATCGGTCGCATCGTATCGGACAGACCCGTAGTGTATTTATTTATAAGTTCATTACAAAAGATACTGTAGAAGAAAAAATACTGGCTATGCAAAACCGAAAAAGAGGAATTGCAAAAAGTCTAATCACTACTGAAGAAAGTTTCATTAAGTCCCTTTCACAGGAAGATCTGAAAGAACTTTTGGGATAA
- a CDS encoding sugar phosphate isomerase/epimerase family protein, with product MNAAQIGTFGRSTIPIADAKTTNMRNIKLLICALIALTTVSIYAQKKTTTYPEKKLNWKLGSQAYTFRLFTFAQALDKIDSCDLRYVEAFPGQEIGGGIVGKMDYNLSEESKKAVKALLKKKNISLQAYGVVSGKDAAEWEKIFAFAKSMDIPVINCEPKEADLETVSQLCDKYDIKAAIHNHPNPSFYWNPDKIVTLLKGKSERMGACADVGHWVRSGLNPVESLKKLEGRIFHVHFKDLNVFGDKKAHDVHWGTGVIGMKDVINELKRQKFAGMISAEYEYNWENNKEDVKESVVNFRKQL from the coding sequence ATGAATGCAGCCCAAATAGGTACATTTGGAAGATCAACCATCCCCATTGCGGATGCAAAAACTACTAATATGAGAAACATAAAACTCCTTATTTGTGCACTGATTGCACTAACGACAGTATCGATTTACGCTCAGAAAAAGACAACAACTTATCCTGAGAAAAAATTAAACTGGAAGCTGGGTTCACAGGCTTACACGTTCAGACTCTTTACTTTTGCTCAGGCTTTAGATAAAATTGACAGCTGTGATCTGCGTTATGTAGAGGCTTTTCCTGGCCAGGAAATTGGCGGAGGAATTGTAGGAAAGATGGATTATAACCTTTCTGAAGAAAGTAAGAAAGCGGTTAAGGCTCTGTTGAAGAAGAAGAATATTTCCCTTCAGGCATATGGGGTAGTATCCGGAAAAGATGCTGCAGAATGGGAAAAGATATTTGCTTTTGCAAAATCAATGGATATTCCGGTTATTAATTGTGAACCAAAAGAAGCGGACCTGGAGACAGTATCTCAGTTGTGTGATAAATATGATATTAAAGCTGCCATACACAATCATCCTAATCCTTCATTCTATTGGAATCCGGATAAAATCGTGACTTTATTAAAAGGTAAAAGTGAAAGAATGGGAGCTTGTGCAGATGTAGGACACTGGGTACGTTCGGGACTTAATCCTGTAGAATCCTTAAAAAAACTGGAAGGCCGTATTTTCCATGTTCATTTCAAGGATCTGAATGTATTTGGAGATAAGAAAGCTCACGACGTACATTGGGGAACAGGTGTTATCGGAATGAAAGATGTTATTAATGAACTGAAAAGACAGAAGTTTGCTGGGATGATCTCTGCAGAATATGAATACAACTGGGAGAACAATAAAGAAGATGTGAAAGAGAGCGTAGTTAACTTTAGAAAACAATTGTAA
- the gltX gene encoding glutamate--tRNA ligase yields the protein MSSQKRVRVRFAPSPTGGLHLGGVRTALFNYLFARQHQGEFILRIEDTDQTRFVPGAEEYINECLAWCGIVPDESPSKEGAYGPYRQSERKPSYRQYAEQLVEKGYAYYAFDTAEELDEQRKIQPNFRYSHENRMILRNSLSLSAEETQQLLAEGHSHTIRIKMPQEETVSFEDMIRGRVSFETGLVDDKVLLKADGMPTYHLAVVVDDKAMEISHIFRGEEWLPSAPVHILLWEYLGWSAEMPQWAHLPLILKPDGNGKLSKRDGDRLGFPVYAMNWTDPKTGDLTKGFRELGFLPEAFVNMLGVLGWNDGTEQELFSLAELIDKFSVSRVSKAGAKFDFEKAKWFNHEWIKRTDDVALLPKIKENIQQHGVDPSTQTDAYMLTVLGAVKERLTYVEDFWTQASFFFVTPEQYDVEAVKPKWNEQKTAFFQEILNDFEQQSDWKTEVLDPLFKEKIASSGLKMGELMMPYRIMLVGGKFGPDVFQITELLGKDEVIRRIGKALPLFS from the coding sequence ATGAGTTCTCAAAAAAGAGTTAGGGTGCGTTTTGCTCCCAGTCCTACCGGCGGTCTGCACTTAGGAGGTGTACGTACAGCCTTATTTAACTATTTGTTTGCACGTCAGCATCAAGGTGAATTTATCCTCCGTATTGAGGATACCGATCAGACAAGATTTGTCCCGGGAGCTGAGGAATATATCAATGAATGCCTCGCCTGGTGCGGAATAGTACCAGACGAAAGCCCTTCCAAAGAAGGTGCTTATGGTCCATACAGACAGAGTGAGCGTAAACCTTCTTACCGCCAGTATGCAGAACAGTTGGTAGAAAAGGGATATGCCTACTATGCGTTTGATACCGCAGAGGAACTGGATGAGCAAAGAAAGATTCAGCCCAACTTCAGATATAGTCATGAGAATCGTATGATCCTTCGTAACTCGTTGAGTCTATCTGCTGAAGAAACGCAACAATTGCTGGCTGAAGGTCATTCTCATACTATTCGTATCAAAATGCCTCAGGAAGAGACTGTTTCTTTTGAGGATATGATTCGTGGAAGAGTGAGCTTTGAAACCGGTCTTGTAGACGATAAAGTCCTATTGAAAGCGGACGGAATGCCGACTTATCATCTTGCTGTAGTCGTAGATGATAAAGCTATGGAAATCAGTCATATCTTCAGAGGGGAAGAGTGGTTGCCATCTGCTCCAGTACATATATTGCTTTGGGAATATCTGGGCTGGTCTGCTGAAATGCCTCAATGGGCACACCTGCCGTTAATTCTGAAACCAGATGGTAACGGTAAGTTGAGCAAGCGTGATGGTGATCGTCTGGGATTTCCGGTATATGCAATGAACTGGACCGATCCTAAGACCGGAGATCTGACTAAAGGATTTAGAGAATTAGGCTTTTTACCGGAAGCATTTGTTAATATGCTGGGAGTATTGGGGTGGAATGACGGGACTGAGCAGGAATTGTTTTCATTGGCAGAGCTGATCGACAAATTCTCTGTTTCACGTGTCAGCAAAGCTGGAGCTAAGTTTGATTTTGAAAAAGCAAAATGGTTCAATCATGAGTGGATCAAACGTACGGATGATGTTGCTCTGTTACCTAAAATAAAAGAAAATATACAACAACATGGGGTTGACCCCTCTACACAGACTGACGCATATATGTTGACCGTATTAGGCGCTGTCAAAGAGCGTCTCACCTATGTTGAAGATTTCTGGACACAGGCATCGTTCTTTTTTGTAACTCCGGAACAATACGATGTGGAAGCTGTAAAGCCGAAATGGAATGAACAAAAAACAGCTTTTTTTCAGGAAATATTAAATGATTTTGAACAACAATCTGATTGGAAAACAGAAGTATTAGACCCCTTGTTCAAAGAGAAAATAGCAAGTTCAGGCCTTAAGATGGGCGAATTGATGATGCCATACCGTATTATGCTGGTAGGTGGAAAGTTTGGTCCCGATGTCTTCCAGATAACAGAACTTTTGGGTAAAGACGAGGTTATTCGACGTATTGGCAAAGCATTACCTTTATTTAGCTAA
- a CDS encoding sensor histidine kinase, which yields MNPYQYNKQRWKFLLLIFAAIIAGASLFYTNNLVKNLSASERTKAQVWAMSTKSIITMPDVDDEFITFIYAVRDSLALPAIITDQKDNIIFWRDLDPTKTNIKHSEQDSVAANTPVYDPGYFQKELKEMKRSHPPITINLDNGDQWQVFYKDSNELIQLRIFPYVQLSVIAIFLIIAYTVFNSIKKSEQNLVWVGMAKEAAHQLGTPISSLMGWLELVRMRFDAEDDNILNEMERDVKRLEIVADRFSKIGSIPSLSNYNVYTIVNDFINYFRIRTSDKITFTLTGDTHIEAKLNAPLFDWILENLLKNAVNAIESEGLVSVNISENIAKEEIFIDISDTGKGIPKSNFETVFQPGFTTRKRGWGLGLSLTKRMVDYHKGQIFVKESEIGKGTTFRIVLKSNLRYEPTQIG from the coding sequence ATGAATCCTTATCAATACAATAAACAACGCTGGAAATTTTTATTACTGATTTTTGCAGCGATCATCGCTGGAGCATCTCTTTTCTACACCAATAATCTGGTCAAAAATCTGTCTGCATCCGAACGGACAAAAGCCCAGGTATGGGCGATGAGTACCAAAAGTATTATTACCATGCCCGATGTAGATGACGAGTTTATCACTTTCATCTATGCTGTAAGAGATAGTCTCGCACTGCCAGCCATTATCACAGATCAGAAGGATAACATTATATTCTGGAGAGATCTGGATCCTACTAAAACTAATATCAAACACAGCGAACAGGATTCTGTTGCAGCCAATACCCCGGTCTATGATCCCGGATACTTTCAGAAAGAACTGAAGGAAATGAAGCGTAGTCATCCGCCTATTACCATTAACCTGGATAATGGAGACCAATGGCAGGTATTTTATAAAGACTCTAATGAACTTATACAGCTCAGGATATTTCCTTATGTACAGCTATCCGTTATTGCAATTTTTCTTATAATCGCTTACACGGTATTTAATTCGATCAAAAAGTCAGAGCAAAACCTGGTATGGGTGGGTATGGCAAAAGAAGCCGCACATCAGTTAGGCACACCAATTTCTTCTTTAATGGGTTGGCTGGAACTTGTCAGAATGAGGTTTGATGCAGAGGATGATAACATTCTGAACGAAATGGAAAGAGATGTCAAACGGCTGGAGATTGTTGCTGATCGGTTTTCCAAGATCGGCTCCATACCATCCTTATCCAACTACAATGTATATACAATTGTGAATGATTTCATCAATTATTTCAGAATACGGACCAGTGATAAAATTACATTCACCCTTACGGGTGACACCCATATTGAAGCCAAGCTTAATGCACCTCTGTTTGACTGGATCCTCGAAAATCTGCTCAAAAATGCAGTAAATGCTATTGAATCAGAAGGGTTAGTCAGTGTTAACATTTCAGAAAACATTGCAAAAGAAGAAATTTTTATAGACATTAGTGATACGGGAAAAGGAATTCCGAAATCAAATTTTGAGACCGTCTTCCAACCGGGCTTTACAACCCGTAAAAGAGGATGGGGGTTGGGACTGAGCCTGACCAAACGTATGGTAGACTATCATAAAGGACAGATTTTTGTCAAAGAATCCGAAATAGGAAAAGGAACAACATTTAGAATAGTATTAAAAAGTAATTTAAGATATGAACCCACTCAAATCGGATGA
- a CDS encoding DinB family protein: MNPLKSDEYPAIYADYIETIVGDVMEVLEEQLSTFPAFISSIPKEKELYKYAEDKWSIKEVLCHILDAERVMSYRALRFARNDMTSLPAFEQEEFVQNGRHNERTLESIIEEFNYLRRSNLSLFHTFNETELNRKGMASDRLISVRAFVYIVAGHLNHHKFIIQERYLNPDNE, from the coding sequence ATGAACCCACTCAAATCGGATGAGTATCCGGCAATCTATGCGGACTACATTGAAACTATTGTCGGAGACGTAATGGAAGTCCTGGAAGAGCAGCTGAGCACTTTTCCTGCTTTTATTTCATCTATCCCCAAAGAGAAAGAGCTGTACAAATATGCAGAGGATAAATGGTCGATTAAAGAGGTATTGTGCCACATTCTGGATGCAGAACGCGTCATGTCCTACCGTGCATTGCGGTTTGCAAGAAATGATATGACTTCGTTACCTGCATTTGAACAGGAAGAGTTTGTACAAAACGGACGGCACAATGAGCGCACACTGGAAAGTATAATTGAGGAGTTCAATTATCTCAGACGATCAAATTTATCCTTGTTTCATACTTTTAATGAAACGGAATTGAATCGTAAAGGGATGGCTTCAGACCGTCTCATCAGTGTTCGTGCATTTGTTTATATTGTAGCCGGCCACTTGAACCATCACAAATTTATTATACAAGAACGTTATCTTAATCCTGACAATGAGTAG
- a CDS encoding hotdog fold thioesterase, producing MSSIWFKEYNLDELNVIFEKNMTGFLGIKATELTENSITATMPVNEKTKQPFGLLHGGASVVLAESVGSIASNMVVNDEKYMGVGLEINANHIRSATDKEVTAICSPLHIGATTHVWDIRINNHRGQLLCISRLTVAIVPKR from the coding sequence ATGAGTAGTATCTGGTTTAAAGAATATAATCTGGATGAACTAAACGTCATATTTGAAAAAAATATGACTGGTTTTCTGGGTATTAAAGCAACTGAACTGACAGAGAACAGCATTACGGCAACTATGCCTGTTAATGAAAAGACTAAACAGCCATTTGGACTTTTGCATGGAGGAGCTTCTGTAGTATTAGCCGAATCTGTAGGAAGCATTGCTTCTAATATGGTTGTCAATGACGAAAAATATATGGGCGTAGGATTAGAGATTAATGCAAATCATATACGGTCAGCAACAGATAAAGAGGTAACAGCTATATGTAGCCCCTTACATATCGGTGCTACAACACATGTCTGGGATATACGGATTAATAATCATCGCGGGCAATTGCTTTGCATATCTAGACTTACGGTTGCTATTGTTCCAAAAAGATAA